The Methylomusa anaerophila genome has a segment encoding these proteins:
- the ispG gene encoding flavodoxin-dependent (E)-4-hydroxy-3-methylbut-2-enyl-diphosphate synthase, which produces MQRKKTRPIRIGDITVGGEAPISVQSMTNTRTDDVDATVKQIEQLQTAGCDIVRIAIPDMAAAQAVEQIKKATKVPLVADIHFDFRLAIAVMERGIDALRLNPGNIQAADHVAAVVKQAKKSRIPIRIGVNAGSLEQSILAKYGGRPTADAMVESAMGHVNILERLGFHDIKISLKAHDVPLTVQAYRMMSETVDYPLHLGITEAGTVKSGVIKSAVGLGALLAEGVGDTIRVSLTGDPVEEVRVGSEILKSLGLREYGPTLISCPTCGRCRINLQSIAEAVEQRLTAIRKPIKVAVMGCVVNGPGEAKEADVGIAGGTEQGLIFRKGQIIRKVSETELVNSLFEEIDAIIREDI; this is translated from the coding sequence ATGCAAAGAAAAAAAACGCGCCCGATCCGTATCGGCGATATTACAGTGGGCGGTGAAGCTCCAATATCCGTCCAGTCTATGACCAATACCAGGACCGATGATGTTGATGCGACTGTGAAACAAATAGAACAGTTACAAACTGCCGGCTGCGACATTGTGAGAATTGCGATACCTGATATGGCTGCGGCACAAGCTGTTGAGCAAATAAAAAAAGCAACGAAAGTGCCTTTAGTTGCTGATATTCATTTTGATTTTCGTTTGGCGATTGCCGTGATGGAGCGCGGGATAGATGCTTTACGCCTTAATCCAGGTAATATTCAGGCTGCAGATCATGTTGCGGCTGTTGTCAAACAAGCAAAAAAGAGTAGAATTCCTATCCGGATTGGCGTAAATGCCGGTTCATTAGAGCAAAGCATACTAGCCAAGTACGGGGGGAGACCAACTGCTGACGCCATGGTTGAAAGCGCTATGGGACATGTGAATATATTGGAAAGATTAGGCTTTCATGATATAAAAATATCATTAAAAGCCCACGATGTACCGCTTACTGTTCAGGCCTACCGTATGATGTCGGAAACTGTAGACTACCCGCTTCATTTGGGAATTACCGAAGCGGGAACCGTCAAATCAGGAGTAATAAAATCCGCCGTAGGCCTGGGGGCGCTGCTGGCAGAGGGTGTAGGCGACACTATAAGGGTTTCTCTTACTGGCGATCCGGTGGAAGAAGTCAGAGTAGGCAGTGAAATTTTAAAATCTTTAGGGCTTAGGGAATATGGACCAACTCTAATTTCCTGCCCTACCTGCGGACGCTGCAGGATTAATTTGCAATCCATCGCGGAAGCGGTAGAACAGCGGCTCACTGCAATACGTAAACCCATAAAAGTCGCTGTAATGGGGTGTGTGGTCAATGGACCGGGCGAGGCCAAAGAAGCAGATGTTGGCATTGCCGGCGGCACAGAACAGGGCCTTATATTTCGCAAAGGACAAATCATAAGAAAAGTTTCCGAAACGGAACTTGTCAATTCATTATTTGAGGAAATCGATGCAATCATTAGGGAGGATATATAA